The DNA region TCAAAATAGAAACCTCGACAGTAGGCAAACCGTTTGGCTTTATTGGTGAACACAAAGATTCTAAAGTGTTGGTAGCAAGCACTGAAGCGCAACCGCAAATCCAAGTGGCATACCGCAAAGACAAGAAAATGCCGCAAGAAGTGACCTTGTATGATGTGGATGTGTTGGCGGAAGTGAAAGGCTGGAAAGCGATTGGTTCGCGATTGAGCCAATACATTGTGCAGCAAGTAATGTTGGTCAATGGCCAAGAATCGGACGAGGCCAAGCAACTCGGACTTTGGCAGCAACAGTAATTTAATTTCTCCAAACCCTTACAGACTTTCTAAACTTGTAAGGGTTTGTTTTTTTGAAAAGTCATTGATTTATAGTAATTTATAACATAAAATTTAATTCAAGAAAATGGTAGGAATCATTATGGGCAGTCAGTCGGATTTGGTGGTAATGCAAGCCGCCGCCGACGTGTTGGAGCAACTCGGTGTTGCTTATGAGCTTAATATCGTTTCGGCGCATCGCACGCCGTTGCGTATGGTCGAATATGCCCAAACTGCCGCAGCCAAAGGCATCAAAGTAATTATTGCGGGTGCGGGAGGTGCAGCGCATTTGCCAGGGATGGTGGCTTCGCTCACGGTGTTGCCTGTGGTGGGCGTGCCTGTCAAATCCAGTAATTCCATAGATGGCTGGGACTCGGTGCTTTCTATTCTGCAAATGCCGTCGGGCGTGCCTGTGGCCACGGTGGCACTCAATGGCGCGACCAATGCGGGACTTTTGGCTGCGCAAATCATGGCCACTTCCGATGTGGCACTTACCGACCGATTGATTGCCTACAAACAATCGCTACACGATAAAGTAATGGATTCGGTAGCCGCTTTGCAGTCAAAAAAGTAGTCTAAATGTTTTTTGATGAAACCTTATAGGCACTCAAAACCTATAAGGTTTTTGTTTCGTTTTCCCAACAACTCCCATGAGTAATTCCAAAACCGTGATAGTGATAGGAGCAGGGGCGGCAGGTTTTTTTGCGGCTATCCGATGCGCTACTGTTTCGCCTGATTGTCAGGTGATTATTTTAGAAAAAACAACAAAAGTTTTATCCAAAGTAAAAGTGTCGGGCGGCGGACGCTGCAATGTTACGCACGCTTGTTTTGATATAAAAAAGCTCTTGTCATTTTACCCGCGTGGCGGCAAATTCCTCCGACCTGTATTCAAAAATTTTAGCCCGACCCAAACCGTCGAATGGTTTGAGCAGCGAGGCGTTCCGCTCAAAACCGAAGCCGATAACCGCATTTTTCCCGTTTCGGATAGCTCACAAAGTATCATTGATTGTTTGGAAGAAGAAGCCAAGCATTTGGGCGTACAAGTACGTTTGCAAAGTGCTGTAATTGATATTCAAAAAACAGAAAATCAGGATTTTATAATTCAAACGCCTACGCAACAATACATTTGTCAGAAAGTAATTTTGGCGGCTGGCGGCCATCCGCAACCCCAACATTACCAAATTGCGGCGGCTTTGGGACACCAAATCGTTGAGCCTGTGCCGTCGTTGTTTACGTTCAACACGCCTAACAGTCCGTTTCTGGAATTGGCTGGCGTTTCTACGCCCGAAAGTAAAGTGAAAATTTCGGGTGTGGACATGGAGCAAACCCAACCGCTACTCATTACGCATTGGGGTTTTAGTGGCCCTGCCGTGCTGAAACTCTCGGCATGGGCGGCGCGTGAGTTGGCGGAAAGAAACTATCGCTTTGATTTTCAGATACATTGGTTGCCAAAATACAACCAAGAACAATTGTTACAGATTTTACAAACCAAAAAACAAGACAGCCCGCAACAGCAAGTAAGCAGTCATTCGGTGGAAGGTTTGCCGCTTCGTTTGTGGAAAAGTTTGTGTGCGCAGGCGGGCATCGAAGCCGCGCAACGCTGGGTAGATTTACCCAAAAAGAATTTGAACAAATTGCTGGATTTGCTCACGCGTACCGTGTTGCAGGCCGAAGGCAAAACGACTTTTAAAGAGGAATTTGTAACGGCTGGCGGCATTAGTGCTGAAGACATCGACTGGAATACGATGGAAAGCCGTGTGTGCAAAGGCTTGTATTTTGCGGGGGAAATAATTGATATTGACGGCGTTACGGGAGGTTTTAACTTTCAGGCCGCTTGGGCGACGGGCTTTGTGGCGGGTACGAATGCCGCGCAAATGCTTTCCTGAAAATAAATTTTTATTGATCAAAAATAAAAAACCTCAAACAGTTGTGTATCTGCTTGAGGTTTTTGTTTTAGTAAGCAAAATGTGCCTTTTGGGGCGCATGGTGGACTATACCAAACGGTTGTTGTTGTCTGGGAAAGCTAAGGATGGTTTGAAGGTTTTGGCTGCTTCAAAATCCATGTAGCCGTAGCCGATGATAATCACAATGTCACCTACTTGGGCTTTGCGTGCCGCAGGCCCATTGAGGCAAATAATACCGCTATTGCGTTCACCTTTAATCACATACGTTTCCAAACGCTCGCCGTTGTTTACATTCACGACTTGCACTTTTTCGTTTTCGATAAGGTTGGCCGCGTCCATAAGAGCCTCGTCGATGGTGATACTTCCCACGTAATGCAATTCGGCTTGCGTTACGCGTGCGCGGTGAATTTTTGATTTACAAACTTCTATTAACATAGTTGAATTAAATAAAAAGCTGGCTTGCAGCCAATTAGATACACAATGAAGTGTTTATTTTTCAATTAAAATATTATCAATGAGCCTTACATCGCCCAAGAATGCGGCGATACAAAGCGCAATAGATTTTTCGGGTGAATAATGTTTTATTGATTCGAGTGTCTGGCCGTCGGCAATTTCAAAATATTCCAGTTTAAAACTTGGTTCGGTGGCCAACAGTGCGGCTACTTCTTCTTGAATTTGACCAAAATCTTTGGTAGCCAAAAGGCTTTCTGCCTTTTGAAGTGCTTTATACAAAAGTGGCGCAATGGCTCTTTGCGTGGCGGTCAGGCGTTTGTTACGCGAAGACATGGCCAAGCCGTCTTCGTCGCGGATAATGGGGCAACCAATGATTTGGACAGGAAATCCCAAATCTGCTACTAGTTGTTTTACCACCAAATATTGTTGTAGGTCTTTGAGACCGAAATAGGCTTTGTCGGGTTGCACCAAGTGCAATAATTTTGAGACGATAATCCCCACGCCATTGAAATGCCCAGCGCGAAAAGCCCCTTCCATGACCGTTTCCAATGCGCCAAAGTCGAAACGTGTGCGCGGCGTGCCTGTGGGATACATGGTTTCGCTGGTAGGCAAAAATAAGTAATCGCAGCCTGCCTCTTGCAGTAGTTGGGTGTCCTGTTCGATGGTTTTGGGGTAATGTAGAAAGTCGTCGGGGTTGTTAAATTGTGTCGGATTGACGAAAATACTACATACGGTTACATCGTTTTCGTTCCACGATTTTTCGATAAGTGAGGCATGTCCGTCGTGTAATGCACCCATTGTAGGCACAAAACCGATGCTTGCCCCTTGTCTTTTACGCTCGTTGAGGAGTGCTTGGAGTTCGTGGGGCTGATGTATAACAGATAACATAGGCTTTAGGGTAGTAGCCATTTGTGTGTAAAAATGCTACAATATGTTCAAAATCAGTTGTTTATAGAATACGTGTGTGCTTGCAAGCTTGCGAGGCCTAAGATAGGCGGCGCAAAGCTACATTTTATTGCAAACAAAAAAAGTTGAGAAATGATATTTTTTTTGTTAATTTTGCGTTCCCAAACTTTTGTCTAATAGCATTTTATTAGAGTATATATATATGTCGAAACTACGGATACTTTATGTAGCGAGCGAAATCAACCCGTTTTTGCAAACTACCCAAGTGGCAGATTTCTTGCGCAAGCTACCGCAAGCCATGCAAGAAAAAGGAATGGAAATCAGAATTTTAATTCCGCGTTTTGGTTTGATAAATGAAAGAAGAAATAAATTGCACGAAGTGGTGCGTCTTTCAGGAATCAACATATCGGTAGGAGATGAGGAGAAACCGTTAGTCATCAAAGTTGCATCTATCCCCAACGCGCGTTTGCAAGTCTATTTCATTGATAATGAAGATTATTTCCAGCGCAAATCAGTATTTTTTGATAAAGATAACCGCTTTTATGCCGACAACGACGAAAGAGCTATCTTTTTCTGCAAAGGCGTGTTAGAAACGGTGAAAAAATTAGGTTGGTCGCCAGACATCGTGCATTGCAACGATTGGATGACAAGTCTGATACCCATGTATCTGAAAACCACCTACAAAAAAGACCCTGTTTTTAAAGATACCAAAACAGTGTTCTCTGTGTACAATAATTCATTTGATTATAAGTTTGATAGTAGTCTGGTGGAGAAAGTAAAAATGATGGACATAGAAGACTCAATGTTGTCTGCTTTGCTTTCTGCCGATTATGAGGGATTTGTGAAAATAGGAGCAGAGTACGCTGATGCGTGCATCAAAGCTCCCGAAGAAGCAAATCCAAGCCTTGATAAACTATTTTCAGAACTTCATAACGCAAAAAAAATTGAACACATTCTCGAATCAGAAGAAGATGTCGTCGAATCTTACTTCAATCTTTACACAGAACTTATGGGCTAACGCCAAAATGGGGCTAATAATATGTTTATTAGCCCTTTATACTTTACCTTCTTGCGAAGACCCCAACCGCATAGGGCTTGACGTTCAGCCCGAAGAAGATTTAATCAATGCCATTTATTTGGATAACCTGCCTGTTAATACCTACACCATGATGCGTGATTCTGTTTATACGTATTCTTCTGGTGGGTATTTGGTAGGCTCTTATCTAGACCCTCAATTTGGCCGTACTACTGCTGAGGCTTATGGTCAAATATACACAACAAGTATTAGCTTTCCTGCAGGAGAAACGCGCACGTTGGACTCTATTGTCATGATTCTTGATTATGCGTATAATTATTATGGAGACACAAGTAAAATACAGCATTTCAAGATATACCAACTACAAGATACGCTTACAGCACCGTTGTATGCCAATTCTGAAAAAGCCGTAAAAGCTGGAGCGGCTTTGTTGGGCGAGACATCATTCAAACCTAATCCAGGGGGTACCGATGCGGTGGCTCGGATTAAGTTAAATCCTGCATTGGGTAATCAGATTCTCAACAAACAAACTTGGACATACACGGAGCTTTCACGTGATTTTCCTTCATGGTTTGTTATAAAACCTGATATTGATAATAACACATGTATATTAGATTTTGCTATCCTGAAGAATGAAACAACAACTGATAGTAAATCAGAAGTGAAAATCTATTATAAAGGAACAACTGGTGTTACTACTACTGCTAAGACACTTTCGCTTAACATTATTAATGGCAATAGATTTAATCAAATAAAAGGAAATAGGGCTGGTACATTTTTGAGTAATGTCAGTGCCCCTAATTTGGTAAGTTCTAGTACTACGAATCAATTAGTGGCGGTGCAAAGCGGTACTGGTATCAGAGGGTATCTAAATTTCCCATTCTTGGATAATATTCCTCAGTATTTTAATGGAGCGAATAAAATAAAGATAGTGAAGGCTGAATTGGAGTTGAAGAGCCAATATGCTACGGGAGAAATGATAGCTCCTGCCGCACTGTATCTGTCGCAACCCCGAGAAAAGTATCCGCAGACGCGTGTGCCTCTGATAGATGTAGATACAACAATAGGGCTTAAAACTGAATCGTATATGTATAATTCATCAGGAACTACCTATTATACTGCTTCTCGCACAATACTAAGCAAGCAGGATACTATCAATCATTTATACACTTATACACTTCCGCTTACTTCGTATTTTAATGATGTTTTGCAGGGGCAAGTGGATAATAATGGGTTAATTATTACAAGTGCCAGTACCAGAACGTCTGTTTCTCGTTTACTTTTTGGCGATCAAAATAATACGACAAATCCCCTACGTTTGAAACTATACTATATAAAATTAGACTAATGGGTTACTTTTTTTAAAATAATTGTATAGAATTGCAGGTGTTTTTAACACACAATTAAAATTAACGCTAGGAAACATTTTTTAATATTTAACTCATTACGACCAATTTATGTGTGGAATCGTAGCTTATGTTGGCCATAGAGAAGCCTATCCGATTATTGTTAAGGGTCTAAAACGCCTTGAATATCGCGGTTATGATAGTGCAGGTATTGCTCTTTTGAACGGCGGCCTGAATGTATATAAGAAAAAAGGTAAAGTTGTTGATCTTGAAGCAACACTTACAGAAGAAGAGTTGAGCAGTAAAATTGGTATTGGTCATACGCGTTGGGCTACACATGGCGAACCTAATGACAGAAATGCCCACCCGCATTATTCTTCTAATAAAAATTTAGCCATCATTCACAACGGAATCATAGAAAACTATGATTCTTTGAAAAAGGAGCTAACGGCACGCGGGCACGTATTTCATAGCGATACGGATTCAGAAGTTTTTATTCACTTCATTGATGATATTTACCAAAATACAAAATGTAGTTTGGAAGAAGCTGTTCGTTTGGCTTTGAATAAAGTTGTAGGAGCTTACGCCATTGTTATTATTGACGAAAATGCACCAAACCAACTTATTGCAGCTCGCAAAGGCAGCCCGTTAGTGTTGGGTATAGGCAAAGATGAATTTTTCTTGGCTTCGGATGCTACGCCAATTATTGAATATACTAATGAGGTGGTGTATCTGAACGATTATGAAATTGCAACGATCCGTGATGGTTCGTTAAGTATTCGTAACGTGGAAGATATTCCTTCTACTCCTTACATTCAGAAGTTGGAAATGCAACTGGAAGCTATCGAAAAAGGTGGTTATGAGCACTTCATGCTGAAGGAAATTTTTGAGCAACCACGTTCGATAAGTGACTGTATGCGTGGTCGTTTGGACGCAAACAGAGGCCATTTGGTGTTGGGTGGCTTGCGCGAATACATTAATAAGATTGTTAATGCAGACCGCATTTTGATTGTGGCCTGTGGTACATCTTGGCATGCAGGCACAGTAGCCGAATATATTTTTGAAGAATTTACGCGCATTCCTGTGGAAGTAGAGTATGCTTCAGAGTTTCGTTACCGTAACCCAATTATCAAAGAAGGTGATGTGGTGATTGCTATTTCTCAATCAGGCGAAACGGCG from Flexibacter flexilis DSM 6793 includes:
- the panC gene encoding pantoate--beta-alanine ligase — its product is MATTLKPMLSVIHQPHELQALLNERKRQGASIGFVPTMGALHDGHASLIEKSWNENDVTVCSIFVNPTQFNNPDDFLHYPKTIEQDTQLLQEAGCDYLFLPTSETMYPTGTPRTRFDFGALETVMEGAFRAGHFNGVGIIVSKLLHLVQPDKAYFGLKDLQQYLVVKQLVADLGFPVQIIGCPIIRDEDGLAMSSRNKRLTATQRAIAPLLYKALQKAESLLATKDFGQIQEEVAALLATEPSFKLEYFEIADGQTLESIKHYSPEKSIALCIAAFLGDVRLIDNILIEK
- the panD gene encoding aspartate 1-decarboxylase, translated to MLIEVCKSKIHRARVTQAELHYVGSITIDEALMDAANLIENEKVQVVNVNNGERLETYVIKGERNSGIICLNGPAARKAQVGDIVIIIGYGYMDFEAAKTFKPSLAFPDNNNRLV
- a CDS encoding BaiN/RdsA family NAD(P)/FAD-dependent oxidoreductase, translated to MSNSKTVIVIGAGAAGFFAAIRCATVSPDCQVIILEKTTKVLSKVKVSGGGRCNVTHACFDIKKLLSFYPRGGKFLRPVFKNFSPTQTVEWFEQRGVPLKTEADNRIFPVSDSSQSIIDCLEEEAKHLGVQVRLQSAVIDIQKTENQDFIIQTPTQQYICQKVILAAGGHPQPQHYQIAAALGHQIVEPVPSLFTFNTPNSPFLELAGVSTPESKVKISGVDMEQTQPLLITHWGFSGPAVLKLSAWAARELAERNYRFDFQIHWLPKYNQEQLLQILQTKKQDSPQQQVSSHSVEGLPLRLWKSLCAQAGIEAAQRWVDLPKKNLNKLLDLLTRTVLQAEGKTTFKEEFVTAGGISAEDIDWNTMESRVCKGLYFAGEIIDIDGVTGGFNFQAAWATGFVAGTNAAQMLS
- a CDS encoding DUF4270 family protein — translated: MGLIICLLALYTLPSCEDPNRIGLDVQPEEDLINAIYLDNLPVNTYTMMRDSVYTYSSGGYLVGSYLDPQFGRTTAEAYGQIYTTSISFPAGETRTLDSIVMILDYAYNYYGDTSKIQHFKIYQLQDTLTAPLYANSEKAVKAGAALLGETSFKPNPGGTDAVARIKLNPALGNQILNKQTWTYTELSRDFPSWFVIKPDIDNNTCILDFAILKNETTTDSKSEVKIYYKGTTGVTTTAKTLSLNIINGNRFNQIKGNRAGTFLSNVSAPNLVSSSTTNQLVAVQSGTGIRGYLNFPFLDNIPQYFNGANKIKIVKAELELKSQYATGEMIAPAALYLSQPREKYPQTRVPLIDVDTTIGLKTESYMYNSSGTTYYTASRTILSKQDTINHLYTYTLPLTSYFNDVLQGQVDNNGLIITSASTRTSVSRLLFGDQNNTTNPLRLKLYYIKLD
- the glmS gene encoding glutamine--fructose-6-phosphate transaminase (isomerizing) gives rise to the protein MCGIVAYVGHREAYPIIVKGLKRLEYRGYDSAGIALLNGGLNVYKKKGKVVDLEATLTEEELSSKIGIGHTRWATHGEPNDRNAHPHYSSNKNLAIIHNGIIENYDSLKKELTARGHVFHSDTDSEVFIHFIDDIYQNTKCSLEEAVRLALNKVVGAYAIVIIDENAPNQLIAARKGSPLVLGIGKDEFFLASDATPIIEYTNEVVYLNDYEIATIRDGSLSIRNVEDIPSTPYIQKLEMQLEAIEKGGYEHFMLKEIFEQPRSISDCMRGRLDANRGHLVLGGLREYINKIVNADRILIVACGTSWHAGTVAEYIFEEFTRIPVEVEYASEFRYRNPIIKEGDVVIAISQSGETADTLAAIELAKSKGAIIFGVCNVVGSSIARASHAGSYTHAGPEIGVASTKAFTAQVTVLTMVALLVAHRKGSITEARYHELLTDLEQIPVKVEKALALNKQIEYIADIFKDARNFLYLGRGYNFPVALEGALKLKEISYIHAEGYPAAEMKHGPIALIDEEMPVVFIATHDSSYEKIVSNIQEVKARKGKVIAVVTEGDTLIPKMADFIIEVPATNEAIMPLISVIPLQLLSYHIAVMRGCNVDQPRNLAKSVTVE
- a CDS encoding glycogen/starch synthase; amino-acid sequence: MSKLRILYVASEINPFLQTTQVADFLRKLPQAMQEKGMEIRILIPRFGLINERRNKLHEVVRLSGINISVGDEEKPLVIKVASIPNARLQVYFIDNEDYFQRKSVFFDKDNRFYADNDERAIFFCKGVLETVKKLGWSPDIVHCNDWMTSLIPMYLKTTYKKDPVFKDTKTVFSVYNNSFDYKFDSSLVEKVKMMDIEDSMLSALLSADYEGFVKIGAEYADACIKAPEEANPSLDKLFSELHNAKKIEHILESEEDVVESYFNLYTELMG
- the purE gene encoding 5-(carboxyamino)imidazole ribonucleotide mutase, coding for MVGIIMGSQSDLVVMQAAADVLEQLGVAYELNIVSAHRTPLRMVEYAQTAAAKGIKVIIAGAGGAAHLPGMVASLTVLPVVGVPVKSSNSIDGWDSVLSILQMPSGVPVATVALNGATNAGLLAAQIMATSDVALTDRLIAYKQSLHDKVMDSVAALQSKK